The proteins below are encoded in one region of Halalkalicoccus jeotgali B3:
- a CDS encoding metallophosphoesterase family protein: MTGDGLSPAGTPAGAPILDPEGIVLARFARPRTDEPTRIGVLSDIHVSTRERGTDRLLHCTERRLETAISRLDNADLDCVVFAGDLTKDGEPWNLERFGEIVSALETPFLATPGNHDVPKSFDDHSSVPVETFYERYTPSGLPAVERVGGVDLLVLDSTSLPDGSLHDSHRGAISTRQRDWLDAAASDAAVPVVVTHHNVLPLVRGSLATVEPWNTSTMHDSPAVADRLAAAGVPLVLSGHHHVPAVIERGSLRQVIAPAACAYPQAHLHVEIDENGTTIRMVPHATPTQQRAAYEALQDDRFRRTVSGIIADTIESAPITDERSRPVSVYGS; encoded by the coding sequence ATGACGGGAGACGGTTTATCACCTGCCGGGACGCCCGCTGGAGCTCCGATCCTCGACCCCGAGGGAATCGTTCTCGCTCGGTTCGCCCGGCCCCGAACCGACGAGCCGACCCGGATCGGCGTGCTCTCTGACATCCACGTCTCGACGCGCGAGCGGGGCACCGACAGGCTCCTTCACTGTACCGAACGACGCCTCGAAACCGCCATCTCACGGCTCGATAACGCCGACCTCGACTGTGTGGTCTTTGCGGGAGATCTGACGAAGGACGGCGAGCCCTGGAACCTCGAACGGTTCGGCGAGATCGTCTCCGCACTCGAAACGCCCTTCCTCGCGACGCCTGGCAATCACGACGTGCCCAAATCGTTCGACGACCATTCGTCCGTCCCGGTCGAGACGTTCTACGAACGGTACACACCGAGCGGGCTCCCGGCCGTCGAGCGCGTCGGCGGCGTCGACCTCCTCGTCCTCGACAGTACCTCCCTTCCCGACGGCTCCCTTCACGACTCCCATCGGGGGGCGATCTCCACCCGCCAGCGCGACTGGCTCGACGCGGCGGCTTCCGACGCCGCTGTGCCGGTCGTCGTTACCCACCACAACGTCCTCCCGCTGGTCAGGGGGTCGCTCGCCACCGTCGAGCCGTGGAACACCTCGACCATGCACGATTCCCCCGCCGTCGCCGATCGGTTGGCCGCGGCGGGCGTCCCGCTCGTGCTCTCGGGGCACCACCACGTCCCGGCGGTGATCGAACGGGGCTCGCTGCGGCAGGTGATCGCGCCGGCGGCGTGTGCCTATCCGCAGGCTCACCTGCACGTCGAGATCGACGAAAACGGCACCACGATCCGGATGGTCCCCCACGCGACCCCCACTCAGCAGCGTGCGGCCTACGAGGCACTCCAGGACGATCGGTTCAGACGAACCGTCTCGGGAATCATCGCAGACACCATCGAATCCGCCCCGATCACGGACGAGCGTTCCCGTCCGGTGTCGGTTTACGGGTCGTAG
- a CDS encoding DUF7123 family protein, with protein MSTTATVGSLNETQQRILTYLREHVETKTYFKSRLIAEDLDLTAKEVGTNMSTLQSGEFGLSVEKWGYSSSTTWMVSQ; from the coding sequence ATGAGCACCACCGCGACCGTCGGGAGCCTGAACGAGACCCAACAGCGCATCCTCACGTACCTCCGCGAGCATGTCGAGACGAAGACGTACTTCAAGTCCCGCCTCATCGCGGAGGACCTCGACCTCACGGCGAAGGAGGTCGGGACGAACATGAGCACGCTCCAGTCGGGCGAGTTCGGTCTCAGCGTCGAGAAGTGGGGCTACTCCTCCTCGACGACGTGGATGGTCAGTCAGTAA
- a CDS encoding DUF84 family protein: protein MDVAVGSENPVKRGAVERVFESARVESRRVESGVSEQPVGRTETIVGARNRAQRSFGPDVAFAVGLEGGVADLSDGERSANAPEDDRFGGVEGLFLIMWAAVTDGKRIEIGSGPSVRLPDPISMEMIGGRELGPVLDDHLGTDRIAREQGAIGVFTGGRLDRETALAQAVACAAGHLFRD from the coding sequence ATGGACGTTGCCGTCGGAAGCGAGAATCCGGTCAAGCGGGGGGCCGTCGAGCGGGTGTTCGAGTCCGCACGAGTCGAGAGCCGTCGCGTCGAGTCCGGAGTCAGCGAACAGCCCGTCGGGCGCACGGAGACGATCGTCGGCGCGAGAAACCGAGCCCAGCGGTCGTTCGGGCCCGACGTGGCCTTCGCCGTCGGTTTGGAGGGTGGCGTTGCCGACCTCTCGGACGGGGAGCGCTCGGCGAACGCACCCGAAGACGATCGCTTCGGCGGCGTCGAGGGGCTGTTCTTGATCATGTGGGCGGCCGTCACCGACGGCAAGCGCATCGAGATCGGCTCCGGACCGTCGGTCCGCCTGCCCGATCCGATCTCGATGGAGATGATCGGGGGCCGGGAACTCGGTCCCGTCCTCGACGACCACCTCGGGACCGACAGGATCGCCCGCGAACAGGGTGCTATCGGCGTGTTCACCGGCGGCCGTCTCGACCGGGAGACGGCCCTCGCACAGGCGGTCGCCTGTGCGGCCGGCCATCTGTTTCGGGATTAA
- a CDS encoding transcription initiation factor IIB yields MSENIRERTRETEDEQEREREDYSCPECSGQLISDDEHGETVCADCGLVVAEDSVDRGPEWRAFDSREKDQKSRVGAPTTNTMHDKGLSTNIDWRNKDAYGNSLGSRQRQKMQRLRKWNERFRTRDSKERNLKQALGEIDRMASALGLPDNVRETASVIYRRALNEDLLPGRSIEGVATASVYAAARQAGVPRSLDEISEVSRVEKSEVARTYRYVVRELGLEVQPADPESYVPRFASGLELSDEAEHRARQLLRNAKEKGVHSGKSPVGLAAAAVYAAALLTNEKTTQAAVSEVADISEVTIRNRYHELLEAEESVGIA; encoded by the coding sequence ATGAGCGAGAACATCAGAGAACGAACGCGCGAGACCGAGGACGAACAGGAGCGAGAACGCGAGGACTACAGCTGTCCGGAGTGTAGCGGTCAGCTGATCAGCGACGACGAGCACGGCGAAACCGTCTGTGCGGACTGTGGGCTGGTCGTCGCCGAGGACTCGGTCGACCGCGGGCCCGAGTGGCGCGCGTTCGATTCGCGCGAGAAGGACCAGAAATCGCGCGTGGGGGCCCCGACGACCAATACCATGCACGATAAGGGCCTCTCGACGAACATCGACTGGCGCAACAAGGACGCCTACGGCAACTCGCTGGGCAGCCGCCAGCGCCAGAAGATGCAACGGCTTCGCAAGTGGAACGAGCGCTTCCGGACCCGCGACAGCAAGGAACGAAACCTCAAGCAGGCACTCGGCGAGATCGACCGGATGGCGAGCGCGCTCGGTCTGCCCGACAACGTCCGGGAGACCGCGAGCGTGATCTACCGCCGGGCGCTCAACGAGGACCTCCTGCCCGGCCGGTCGATTGAGGGCGTCGCCACCGCGAGCGTCTACGCCGCCGCCCGGCAGGCCGGCGTTCCCCGGAGCCTCGACGAGATCAGCGAGGTCTCCCGGGTCGAGAAGAGCGAGGTCGCACGCACCTACCGGTACGTGGTTCGGGAACTCGGACTGGAGGTCCAGCCCGCAGACCCCGAGAGCTACGTTCCCCGGTTCGCCTCGGGGCTCGAACTGTCGGACGAGGCCGAACACCGCGCCCGCCAACTGCTTCGCAACGCCAAGGAGAAGGGCGTCCACTCGGGCAAGTCGCCCGTCGGCCTCGCGGCCGCGGCGGTCTACGCCGCGGCCCTGTTGACCAACGAGAAGACCACGCAGGCCGCCGTCAGCGAGGTCGCGGACATCTCCGAGGTCACGATCCGAAACCGGTATCACGAGCTGCTGGAAGCAGAGGAGAGCGTCGGTATCGCCTGA
- a CDS encoding type I 3-dehydroquinate dehydratase, translating into MSLEFDSFTLAAATADLSEEPRAREHADCVEFRMDLATESLTALASYTGELPIVATNRTDREGGAGGEESDERRLDDLARAAEFDSVGAIDIELAALESGAAETTAAHARDHGASVIASAHDFEGIPDTDGMRELLDRATEHGEVGKLAVSATDPGDVLALLSVTDELAGEGKRVATMAMGEAGRHSRAVAPIYGSRIGYAPVDPANATAPGQYDLATLRELVERLR; encoded by the coding sequence ATGAGCCTCGAGTTCGATTCCTTTACGCTCGCCGCCGCGACGGCCGATCTGAGCGAGGAGCCACGTGCACGCGAGCACGCCGATTGCGTCGAGTTCCGCATGGACCTCGCGACGGAGTCGCTGACCGCGCTGGCCTCCTATACGGGCGAGCTCCCGATCGTCGCGACCAACCGCACCGACCGGGAGGGCGGGGCGGGCGGCGAGGAGAGCGACGAGCGCCGTCTCGACGATCTAGCTCGTGCCGCCGAGTTCGATAGCGTGGGCGCGATCGACATCGAACTCGCCGCGCTCGAATCGGGTGCGGCCGAGACGACCGCGGCCCACGCGCGCGATCACGGGGCGAGCGTGATCGCCTCGGCCCACGACTTCGAGGGGATCCCCGACACCGACGGGATGCGCGAACTCCTCGATCGGGCGACCGAGCACGGCGAGGTCGGCAAACTCGCAGTCAGCGCTACCGATCCGGGTGACGTCCTCGCGTTACTCTCGGTCACCGACGAACTGGCGGGCGAGGGCAAACGCGTGGCGACGATGGCGATGGGCGAGGCGGGCCGACACTCGCGGGCGGTCGCGCCGATCTACGGTTCGCGCATCGGCTACGCGCCGGTCGACCCCGCGAACGCGACCGCACCGGGACAGTACGATCTGGCGACGCTCCGGGAGTTGGTCGAGCGGTTGCGGTAA
- a CDS encoding carbonic anhydrase → MSGVSLDALLERNDAHADSLPEDHFDAVQDGQRPAVVSVCCSDSRVSQEGMWDATEPGWIFTPSNIGNQVRERHDGDLVVDGSVLYPIAHTETGTAAVVGHTGCGAITAAYRAVRGEAGEEPPGIEHRIELLVPIVEEALEKGVVAPDAEESTAINRLVEYNVRRQVEFLREAPEVPDEQRVYGFVYDFQRVYGSTPGRTYLVSADGETDPDRLRELVGEDAYDHVRSLLA, encoded by the coding sequence ATGTCAGGTGTCTCGCTCGACGCGCTGCTCGAACGGAACGACGCACACGCCGACTCGCTCCCCGAAGACCACTTCGACGCCGTCCAAGACGGCCAGCGACCCGCGGTCGTCTCGGTGTGTTGTTCGGACTCGCGCGTCTCCCAGGAGGGGATGTGGGACGCGACGGAGCCGGGGTGGATCTTCACCCCGAGCAACATCGGCAATCAGGTCCGCGAGCGCCACGACGGCGATCTCGTGGTCGACGGCTCGGTCCTGTACCCGATCGCCCACACGGAGACGGGGACGGCGGCCGTCGTCGGCCACACCGGCTGTGGGGCGATCACGGCGGCCTATCGAGCCGTCCGGGGCGAAGCTGGCGAGGAACCCCCCGGGATCGAACACCGGATCGAACTGCTCGTTCCGATCGTCGAGGAGGCCCTCGAGAAGGGCGTCGTCGCCCCCGATGCCGAGGAGTCGACGGCGATCAACCGGCTCGTCGAGTACAACGTCCGCCGGCAGGTCGAGTTCCTCCGTGAGGCCCCAGAGGTACCTGACGAGCAGCGCGTCTACGGGTTCGTCTACGACTTCCAGCGTGTCTACGGATCGACTCCGGGGAGAACCTACCTCGTGAGCGCCGACGGCGAGACCGACCCCGATCGCCTACGCGAGCTAGTTGGGGAGGACGCCTACGACCACGTCCGGAGCCTGCTCGCGTAG
- a CDS encoding PHP-associated domain-containing protein, producing the protein MSTSITISVDPHVHSEGSYDGHEPVELILEHAADIGLDGVVITDHDEIEHSIRAAELAPRYGLIGIPGVEVSTAHGHLLAIGVEELPDAGNPFEDTVEEVRELGGVAAVPHPFQRSRHGVRKRRIEDCDAIEVYNSMLFTGYRNRRARAFAERHAYPKLGASDAHYLPNVGRAYTEITIETDGASTIADVPRETVIDALSEGATRIQGRRTPIRKSTVQYAKGAARKSSYLITSRMPVVPTVPASMDR; encoded by the coding sequence ATGTCCACTTCCATTACCATCTCCGTCGATCCCCACGTCCACTCCGAGGGCTCGTACGACGGCCACGAGCCGGTCGAACTCATCCTCGAACACGCTGCGGACATCGGGCTCGACGGCGTGGTGATCACCGACCACGACGAGATCGAACACTCGATCCGGGCCGCCGAACTCGCCCCTCGGTATGGGCTGATCGGCATCCCGGGGGTCGAAGTTTCGACCGCCCACGGCCACCTGCTGGCCATCGGGGTCGAGGAGCTCCCCGACGCCGGTAACCCCTTCGAGGACACCGTCGAGGAGGTCCGGGAGTTGGGCGGCGTCGCGGCGGTTCCACACCCCTTCCAGCGCTCGCGCCACGGCGTGCGAAAGCGCCGGATCGAGGACTGTGACGCCATCGAGGTGTACAACTCGATGCTGTTTACCGGCTATCGAAACCGTCGGGCGCGGGCGTTCGCCGAACGCCACGCGTACCCGAAACTCGGTGCGAGCGACGCCCACTACCTGCCGAACGTCGGGCGGGCCTACACCGAGATCACCATCGAGACCGACGGGGCGTCGACGATCGCGGACGTCCCGCGCGAAACCGTGATCGACGCCCTCTCGGAGGGCGCGACCCGCATCCAGGGCAGACGGACGCCGATCCGCAAAAGCACCGTCCAGTACGCGAAGGGCGCAGCCCGCAAGTCCTCGTATCTGATCACCTCGCGGATGCCGGTCGTCCCCACCGTCCCCGCGTCGATGGACCGCTAG
- the corA gene encoding magnesium/cobalt transporter CorA: protein MIRSLAADGSRPESLAAAREAERAVWVRVTDATPADLDRVAETFGIHPLAVEDLSGVARPKTEEYPEYTFVLLKIAELAAGETSFGEELAVDPLGICIGDDWLVTFSFTTTDACDRAWRTVESDGRVLARGSDFVASRIVDGVTDEYLETLDSLESRIEIVEESVMTSTDIETLERLNSLRRELLVFRKLVWPTREAVGALARGDPDHVRPETEKYFRDVSDRLVHLVELTETYRDLVGGARDIYLNTISQSTNEVMKRLTVVATIVLPLTFVVGVYGMNFETMPELGWTGGYFAVMLGMAGLTLVLADYFRRQNYL, encoded by the coding sequence GCGAGGCCGAGCGGGCGGTCTGGGTGCGCGTGACCGACGCCACCCCCGCGGACCTCGACCGGGTCGCAGAGACCTTCGGGATCCACCCGCTGGCCGTCGAGGACCTCTCGGGGGTGGCCCGACCGAAGACCGAGGAGTACCCCGAGTACACGTTCGTCCTGTTGAAGATCGCCGAACTCGCCGCCGGAGAGACATCCTTCGGGGAGGAACTGGCCGTCGACCCGCTCGGGATCTGTATCGGGGACGACTGGCTGGTGACGTTCTCGTTTACCACGACCGACGCCTGTGACCGGGCGTGGCGCACCGTTGAGTCCGACGGACGGGTGCTCGCTCGCGGGTCGGACTTCGTCGCCTCCCGGATCGTCGACGGGGTCACCGACGAGTACCTCGAAACCCTCGATTCGCTCGAGTCGCGAATAGAGATCGTCGAGGAGAGCGTCATGACCTCGACCGACATCGAGACGCTCGAACGACTCAACAGCCTCCGGCGCGAGCTACTGGTGTTTCGAAAGCTCGTGTGGCCGACCCGCGAGGCCGTCGGCGCGCTCGCGCGCGGCGATCCGGACCACGTCCGCCCCGAGACAGAAAAGTACTTCCGGGACGTCTCGGATCGGCTCGTCCATCTCGTCGAACTCACCGAGACCTACCGCGATCTGGTCGGCGGGGCCCGGGACATCTACCTGAACACGATCTCCCAGTCGACAAACGAGGTGATGAAACGCCTCACGGTCGTCGCGACGATCGTCCTCCCGCTGACGTTCGTCGTCGGTGTCTACGGGATGAACTTCGAGACGATGCCCGAACTCGGCTGGACGGGCGGGTACTTCGCCGTCATGCTCGGAATGGCCGGCCTCACGCTCGTCCTCGCCGACTACTTTCGCCGGCAGAACTACCTCTGA